In the Paracholeplasma morum genome, CTAACGTTGTTTTGCCTGTTTGTCTATCTCCGATAATCAATTCTCGTTGCCCTCTACCAATCGGTACTAAAGCATCCAGTACTTTTATCCCGGTTTGCATAGGTTCATTTACGGATTGACGGTCCATAACACCTGTGGCTTTTCTTTCTATGGTTCGTGTTTTAGATGTATCAATTTTGCCTAATCCATCAATTGGTTGTCCAAGCGGATTAACTATTCGCCCGATTAATGCATCTCCAACCGGAACCTCAAGGATTCTGCCCGTAGTCCTGACAACATCGCCTTCTTTAATAGATGTTGAATCACTCAAAAGAATCGCACCAACATAATCTTTTTCTAGGTTAAGAACCTGTCCAAAAACGTTATTTGGAAACAATAAGAGTTCTCCACTCATAGCGTTGTCTAAACCATGAACTAGTGCAATACCATCTCCGACACTAATGACTGTCCCTACGTGATCGGTCTTAGTATCATTTTCATACTTTTTGATTTGCTCTATGATCAAAGAACTAATCTCTACTGGGTTTATCTTACTCATATAATCACCTCTATTTATGCTTTCAAAGCATCACTTAAAGAATTGATGTAATGATTGATGGTGTGATCTACAACATTGCCTTCATAGGCAAATTTGAGACCTCCAACAATCTTAGGATCAATCCGTGTTTCAATGATGACTCTTCGTTTGTGCTTTTTTTCCAAAGAGGATTCTATGGTTAGTAGTTGTTCTTTAGAAAGTGGAATCTTAGAAGTTACCACTACTCTTAGAACGTTCTCTTTGTGATCAATCAAACGTTTGAACTCAACATAGATTGAATCCAAATCGCCAATCCTATTTTTATCAATTAAAACAAACAAGAAATGCGTAAAAAGAGAACCGAGTTTTAAAGAACCGACGATTTCTTTTTTCGCAACCTTAGTGATCTTCGGATGCAAAAGAGTATTTCTCAAACTCTCATTGAAAACACTTAAAAACGTCTCATAGATAGCTAATATCTCGTACTCGCTATGTTTCTCAGACGCTAAAGCAAAGATGGCTTCAGCGTATTGAAAGCTAACGTTGGTCATAAATCTACCTCAGAAGCGGCTTTATCCACCCAAGTTTCGTATTTTTTGTCATCCATGTTTTCAGAAATCACTTTTTCAGTAAGTGCTTTGGCTACTGTGATAATTTCTTTCTTGATTTGAGCTTGAGCTTTTTCAATATCTCTTTCGATTTCTATTTCAGCTTGTTTCTTGATTCTGTTTGCATCCTCTTTTGCTTTAGAAACGATTGATTCTCGTTCTTTCTCAGCGTTTTTCTTTGCGATTTCTAACGAAGATGCGACGGTTTGTCTTAAATCAGAGATTTCCTTTGTTGTATCTTCTTTAATCTTCAAAGCCTCGTTTTTCATCAATTCAGCGGCAGCCATTTCTTCTTGCATAAACGCTTTTCTCTTATCAAGAAACTCCGTTAATGGTTTCCAAAAATACTTTCTTACTATTATCACAAGTAAGATGGTTCCACCTATTTGAATAATAATTTCTTCAAGACCAGATCCGAAAAGAAGTCCCAAAGACTCTCTAACGAAATCACTTAATTTCTCAGCAAGCGACATATGCTTACCTCCTTAAAAAAGACTATTATGCAACGAAAATTAGAATGATTGCAACAACAAGACCATAGATACCTGTTGTTTCTGCTAAAGCGTCACCTAATAGTAACGTTGAACGGATTTCATTAACTGCCTCTGGTTGTCTACCAACGGCTTCTACTGCTTTACCTGCAGCAAATCCTTGACCAAGCGCTGGTGCAATACCTGTGAATACTGCAATTGCGGCTGCTAAATACTTCATACCTTCTGCAAAATCTATCATGTGAAAATTCCTCCTATTATTTTTTTATTATTAATCTTCTACAGCTAAGCTGAGGAAGATGATAAACAAGTTTAAGAACACGTAGGCCTGTATTGCCCCAAAGAACACATCAAAAATCGGATGCAGAATAAATGCGCCTGCAATGATTCCAAAATAAGATGTGAAACTATATACTAGAATGGATAAGATCGATCCACTCAATAAATTACCAAACAAACGCATTCCCATAGAAAATGGTGTTGAAAACTCACCGATTAGGTTAAGTGGTAAGAAAAGCGGGCTTGGTGATAACAAACTTTGTGCACGTTTTTTCGGTTTATGAACAATCATTGCACCAATTTGGATGGTTAGGAATACAATAATGCTCACACTAAGGGCAATATTGATATTGGATAAAGGTGCTGTAAATCCGAATAAGCTCGAGAGGTTTGCAAGTAATACAAACATGAACATTGTGATAATGATTGGTGCCGACTGCTTAAAGTATTTTGGGAACATTGGTCTTATCATATTGTTCACCATATCTACAAACAAAACAGCGATAAACATTCCACCTTTTGGAAGCTCTTGCGGATCGAGTTTCTTAACTCTTCTCCCCACCAAAAAACTAATAACTGCAATGGCAACCATGACAGCAATACTGCCTTTCATGGCCGATGAAAGCCCATTATAAAACGAGATCATGATTTACCTCCTCTAAACACTCTATATAGCCCCACTCCATAATATGAAATCTTAAAGGTCAATAAGCCATAAAGTGTTCCAAATATATTCAAGGTTTCTATGCTGTATGATACATATAATAAAACCCCATACAAAACTAGTCTAAACAAATATGAAACGTTAAATGGACTGTGTTTAACGGTTCCAGTAAGGAGTTTACTGTTACTTTTAGCTAAATAACTCATTCCCCACATAATACCAGCACCACCTAAGATAATTGAGATAGCTACTGCTTTTCCAAATAAGAACAAAGCAACAATAGAGCTAACCGCAATCAATACTAACGTGTATTTAAAGTTATCTTTAAAATCATGTAATGTTTTCATGCCTTACCCCTTTTTGAACGTTTATATAGATTAAATATGCTTGATAGAGCTCCAAGGAGTGCGAAACCAGCTGTAAATAGTGGTTTAGTATTCAACCATTCATCTATCAACAATCCAAGTAACACAAGTCCCAATAAAACAAAAAACAACTCATAGAAAAAAGAAATAATTAAATTGTATTCCTTAATAAATGCGACTATTTGTTGTCGTTTATTGTTATTTTTTGGTTCCATACAAGTCCTCATTGTTTTTTTACTAGGCTTCGCCCATAAAAATAGTATAGCAAAAATAAGTACTTTTAACAAACATAATTAGACATCAAAAGACAAAACACACTAGACGTATCTACCTGTTCGAAACTTCAGTATGTTCAAAGCCTTGACTTTACCTTCAAGCGCCCTCTTGAATGATAAAATAATCTCTTTAGTTTGCTTAGATGATTCAGTCGTGAAATCGAGTCTAAATGTCTTTATGTGGGCATTTCTAAGCGATTCTATTTTATCGATTAAAACCACTGGCATTGAATCCATAATGCGCATATTACAATTTCCATCATTGAGTAAGGCAAACTTCCCGTTTGATTGATCTTTAAGATAGTATTGATTTTTGAAACACAGCTTACAATTAGGTTTGTATCCATAACTTTTCGCAACCGGGCAGTATTTAGAAATCATTAAATCTTTCTTTCCATAAATAACCATCTCGAGATTAGGTCTTCCGCCAAATTGAGTTAAATAGCGATTTGAAAACTCACTCACCAATGGGGCATCTAGTTCTGATGAAAGGGTAATTCTTTCTACCCCAAAGTTAGACAACACATTGGCAGTATAAATGTTGGTGACATTTAAAAACTCCTCTGCATAAAGGGGGTATTTTGTTTCATTGTGAATTAACATGCCTATTTCATTGATTACTGAAGGTCCTTTGATTAAATAATCAGAGTCTTGTTCATAAATACGTTTTTTAACTGGAATTAAGTTAGAATGTTCTATGCCAGTAATATCCAATATATCATCATAATATATGGTTTCGATGCCCGCTTCAATAGCTGCCTTCATTTGATCTTTTGTATGAACCTTAACGATTAAGGATTCTTGGTCATTATAAACAAAACCATTATGAAACACTGAAGGTTTAATCGTTCTTTCAGTTCTTATCGTTTGTGTTTGGTAAATCATTTCTACCATTTGTCTTCTTAAATCAGAAATAACTTTCTTAGGAACAAATGTTAATTGGTCCGTATATACAATGAGTTCTTCAAAGTAAAATGGGGTGTCTCCCAATTTAAAACTATCCATGATAGAATCTTCTAATGTTGGCTGATTAATCGCAAACGCTAGTTCCTCTTCAGAAGAGACCTCAAGTACTTTCGAGCCAACACTTACCGATAGAGTTAGTTTCTTACCCACATAGGCCTTAACATACCCTTTAAGAGGGAAGACCTTATAGTTTGTGTTTAGATAGATTTCCAATCCTTTTTCCAAAGCACTATCGGTTGTTTTATATAAGTCTGAGCCTTTGATTACTTTTTGTTTAACTTCAAGTTTGATTGTTTGTCCTCGATAAGCTTCTTTAATGATTTTTCCAGTCTTATCTTCCATATAGGTGACATCATTGCCATAATCAATCTCACCAATGACTCGATAGCCATCGCCGTTTATCAAAGGTTCAGATAGCTTTATTGTCGCAAACCCCTTTTGATAGTCTAAGACAACCCCAGCTTTAATCCCTACATGATTTGGTCTGTAACTGTTGTTAATGTCTTTAGGAATTTCATTAAACATATAGCCTTTAGTATAGTCTCTGTTAAACACTCTTTCGAGTTTAGATATTTCTTCTTTCGTGTTAATAGTCTTGTTTTCCAAATACGCATCAATCGCTTTTCTGTAGGACAATACGGTTTGAATGACGTATTCTGGTTTACGCATACGTCCTTCAATCTTA is a window encoding:
- a CDS encoding AtpZ/AtpI family protein gives rise to the protein MEPKNNNKRQQIVAFIKEYNLIISFFYELFFVLLGLVLLGLLIDEWLNTKPLFTAGFALLGALSSIFNLYKRSKRGKA
- the atpE gene encoding ATP synthase F0 subunit C, which codes for MIDFAEGMKYLAAAIAVFTGIAPALGQGFAAGKAVEAVGRQPEAVNEIRSTLLLGDALAETTGIYGLVVAIILIFVA
- the atpH gene encoding ATP synthase F1 subunit delta, coding for MTNVSFQYAEAIFALASEKHSEYEILAIYETFLSVFNESLRNTLLHPKITKVAKKEIVGSLKLGSLFTHFLFVLIDKNRIGDLDSIYVEFKRLIDHKENVLRVVVTSKIPLSKEQLLTIESSLEKKHKRRVIIETRIDPKIVGGLKFAYEGNVVDHTINHYINSLSDALKA
- a CDS encoding F0F1 ATP synthase subunit A, translating into MISFYNGLSSAMKGSIAVMVAIAVISFLVGRRVKKLDPQELPKGGMFIAVLFVDMVNNMIRPMFPKYFKQSAPIIITMFMFVLLANLSSLFGFTAPLSNINIALSVSIIVFLTIQIGAMIVHKPKKRAQSLLSPSPLFLPLNLIGEFSTPFSMGMRLFGNLLSGSILSILVYSFTSYFGIIAGAFILHPIFDVFFGAIQAYVFLNLFIIFLSLAVED
- the atpF gene encoding F0F1 ATP synthase subunit B translates to MSLAEKLSDFVRESLGLLFGSGLEEIIIQIGGTILLVIIVRKYFWKPLTEFLDKRKAFMQEEMAAAELMKNEALKIKEDTTKEISDLRQTVASSLEIAKKNAEKERESIVSKAKEDANRIKKQAEIEIERDIEKAQAQIKKEIITVAKALTEKVISENMDDKKYETWVDKAASEVDL
- a CDS encoding ATP synthase subunit I, with protein sequence MKTLHDFKDNFKYTLVLIAVSSIVALFLFGKAVAISIILGGAGIMWGMSYLAKSNSKLLTGTVKHSPFNVSYLFRLVLYGVLLYVSYSIETLNIFGTLYGLLTFKISYYGVGLYRVFRGGKS
- a CDS encoding U32 family peptidase; the protein is MHRVELLAPAGTKASFIGAINAGANAIFMAGQRYGARAFADNFSETELEESIFYAHTRGVEVYIVVNTLMFDNEIEALLSYTDTLVKHKIDALIVQDLGLIKLFCDRYPNTPIHASTQVNAHNIAHVKFLKSLGVKRVILARETSIDVIRQIKQEIDIELEVFIHGALCVSYSGNCLMSSILNKRSGNRGACSYSCRLPYELIKDDEVISESSYLMSAKDLMTIEYINELIEAGVDSFKIEGRMRKPEYVIQTVLSYRKAIDAYLENKTINTKEEISKLERVFNRDYTKGYMFNEIPKDINNSYRPNHVGIKAGVVLDYQKGFATIKLSEPLINGDGYRVIGEIDYGNDVTYMEDKTGKIIKEAYRGQTIKLEVKQKVIKGSDLYKTTDSALEKGLEIYLNTNYKVFPLKGYVKAYVGKKLTLSVSVGSKVLEVSSEEELAFAINQPTLEDSIMDSFKLGDTPFYFEELIVYTDQLTFVPKKVISDLRRQMVEMIYQTQTIRTERTIKPSVFHNGFVYNDQESLIVKVHTKDQMKAAIEAGIETIYYDDILDITGIEHSNLIPVKKRIYEQDSDYLIKGPSVINEIGMLIHNETKYPLYAEEFLNVTNIYTANVLSNFGVERITLSSELDAPLVSEFSNRYLTQFGGRPNLEMVIYGKKDLMISKYCPVAKSYGYKPNCKLCFKNQYYLKDQSNGKFALLNDGNCNMRIMDSMPVVLIDKIESLRNAHIKTFRLDFTTESSKQTKEIILSFKRALEGKVKALNILKFRTGRYV